The following proteins are encoded in a genomic region of Paenibacillus sp. FSL H3-0469:
- a CDS encoding TIGR02206 family membrane protein: MNRTLFWDRARDSDFVMLSVSHLVALAIISLCCLALFGSRFALRSRSGLRLGIRLLLILLLAASEGGLHVWYLSHHSWSRSTSLPLELCGITLLLSIVMLLTSSRLLYSFLYFAGIGGAFIALLTPNLVYPFPHFRFLLFFIAHGSIILASLYMTWVEGYKPTWRSLFFTMLCLNLVAACVYAANVLLDSNYMFLMHKPSTFSVLDYFGPYPYYLLVEEGFAFVIFLLMFLLFFKLPELYMARRAAASRKLGR, encoded by the coding sequence GTGCCCGTGACAGCGATTTCGTCATGCTATCCGTCTCCCATCTCGTTGCCCTGGCTATTATTTCCTTATGCTGCTTGGCGCTCTTTGGTTCCCGCTTCGCCCTGCGCAGCCGGTCCGGCTTGCGGTTAGGTATACGCCTGCTGCTGATCCTGCTGCTGGCTGCTTCCGAGGGCGGCCTGCATGTCTGGTATCTGTCCCATCACAGCTGGAGCCGCAGTACATCCCTGCCGCTGGAACTATGCGGAATTACCCTGCTCCTGTCGATCGTGATGCTGCTAACGAGCAGCAGACTGCTGTACAGCTTTCTGTATTTTGCCGGAATCGGAGGTGCATTCATCGCCCTGCTTACGCCTAATCTGGTCTATCCGTTTCCTCATTTCCGCTTCCTGCTCTTCTTCATCGCCCACGGGTCGATCATACTTGCGTCTCTGTACATGACCTGGGTCGAAGGATATAAGCCCACCTGGCGCTCGCTGTTCTTCACCATGCTCTGCCTGAACCTTGTCGCTGCTTGTGTATACGCCGCCAATGTACTGCTGGACTCCAACTATATGTTCCTGATGCACAAGCCCAGCACGTTCTCGGTACTGGACTATTTCGGCCCTTATCCCTACTATCTGCTGGTTGAAGAAGGCTTTGCCTTCGTCATCTTCCTCCTGATGTTCCTGCTCTTCTTCAAGCTGCCGGAGCTGTACATGGCCCGCCGCGCCGCAGCCAGCCGGAAACTTGGCCGGTAA
- a CDS encoding peptidylprolyl isomerase yields MAKQAKITLENGGVVLIDLFDQDAPNTVANFEKLAKDGFYNGLLFHRVIPGFVAQGGCPNGTGTGGPGYTINCEINPNKHERGSLAMAHAGKNTGGSQFYIAYAPQPHLDGVHTVFGKVVEGMDLVDAFKGRDKMTTVEIVEA; encoded by the coding sequence ATGGCTAAGCAAGCGAAAATTACACTCGAAAACGGCGGTGTTGTGCTGATCGACTTGTTCGATCAGGATGCGCCTAATACAGTAGCAAACTTTGAGAAGCTGGCTAAAGACGGCTTCTACAACGGATTGTTGTTCCACCGCGTGATTCCAGGCTTCGTAGCACAAGGCGGCTGCCCTAACGGTACAGGCACCGGCGGTCCTGGATACACCATCAACTGCGAGATCAACCCGAACAAGCACGAGCGCGGCTCCCTGGCTATGGCCCATGCCGGCAAGAACACAGGCGGAAGCCAGTTCTATATCGCTTATGCTCCACAGCCGCACCTGGACGGAGTACACACAGTATTCGGCAAAGTGGTTGAAGGCATGGATCTGGTTGACGCTTTCAAAGGCCGCGACAAGATGACGACCGTTGAAATTGTAGAAGCTTAA